Sequence from the Mycobacteriales bacterium genome:
CCCACCTGGCCTCGCTGCTGGCCGAGCTGAGCGTCGCGGTCGGGCTGGGTGCGCTCGCCGGGGTCGTGCTGGCCCGGCTGGTGCTGGCGCCGGTGGTGCGGGTGCTGAACCTGGAGCCGGGGCGGCCGCCGTACGCGGCCGTGCTGGTGGTCTCGGCCGGGGCGGTGGCCGGGGTCGTGGCCGGGGCGATCGGGCTGGTGCTGCTGGGTGCGCTCTCGGCCCAGGCGGTCGCGGACCGGGCCCGGCCCGCGGACGTGCTGCGGGGCGTGGAATGACCCACCGCGCCGTCCCCGACCGCCCCCGCCGCGCCGCCGGCAGCCCGGCGCCGGTCGCCCCGGCGCCCGGTGGCCCGCTTCCCGTCGGTCCGGCGCTGGTCGGTCCGGCGCTGGTCGGTCCGGCGTCTGGCGGCCCGGCCTCCGGTGGCTCCGCGCCGGTCGACCTCCCGGACCGGCCGGTCATGGCGGCGGCGTGCAACGACCTGACCAAGGTCTACCGGGTGGCCGGCGCCCCGGTGACCGCACTGGACGGGGTCGACAAGGACTTCCCGGCCGGCGCCGTCACCACGGTCGTCGGCCCGTCCGGGTCCGGGAAGTCCTCCCTGCTGCGGATCCTGGCCCTGGTCGACCGCCCCAGCACCGGGTCCGTACGGATCCGGCGCGAGGAGGTCGGCTGCGTCGGCATCCGCGGCCGCCGGCTGCTGCGCCGGACCGAGATCGGCTACCTCTTCCAGGACCCGACCGCGAACCTGGTCGCGGACCTGGACGCGACCGAGCAGCTGCGGTTCGCGGCCCGGCTGCGGGGCCTGCGCCCGGACCCGGCCGAGGTCACCCGGCTGCTGGTGCTGCTCGGGCTGGAGCACCGGGCCCGGCACCTGCCCGCGCAGCTGTCCGGCGGCGAGCAGCAGCGGCTCGCGGTCGCCTGCTCGGTGCTGGGCCGGCCCTCGATCGTCATCGCCGACGAGCCGACGGCCGAGCTGGACTCGGCCGCCGCCGACCGGGTGCTGGAGGCGTTCGCCGACCTGGGCGGGGAGGGGGTCGCGTTCGTGGTCTCCTCGCACGACCCGCGGGTGGTCGAGCGGACCGACCACCTGCTCCGTCTGGACCGCGGCCGCCCGGTCGAGTCCTGGTGAGACCGGTCGGGTCGGGACGACCTCCGCACATCTGGCATGATGGTCGACTGAGCGCGTCCTCTCGCCGGGTCCCTCTCAACCCGGCGGGTGTACGCCCGTCTCGGTGAACGTCCCGCGTGCCCCACTCGCGGACCGGTCGCCCGTCCATTCCGAGCAGCTGGAGTTCCTGCACCCGTGGCCACCAAGATCAAGCTCATGCGCATCGGCAAGATGCGCGAGCCGCACTACCGCATCGTCGTCGCCGAC
This genomic interval carries:
- a CDS encoding ATP-binding cassette domain-containing protein, with product MAAACNDLTKVYRVAGAPVTALDGVDKDFPAGAVTTVVGPSGSGKSSLLRILALVDRPSTGSVRIRREEVGCVGIRGRRLLRRTEIGYLFQDPTANLVADLDATEQLRFAARLRGLRPDPAEVTRLLVLLGLEHRARHLPAQLSGGEQQRLAVACSVLGRPSIVIADEPTAELDSAAADRVLEAFADLGGEGVAFVVSSHDPRVVERTDHLLRLDRGRPVESW